A single Microtus ochrogaster isolate Prairie Vole_2 linkage group LG3, MicOch1.0, whole genome shotgun sequence DNA region contains:
- the Utp23 gene encoding rRNA-processing protein UTP23 homolog, which yields MKITRQKHAKKHLGFFRNNFGVREPYQILLDGTFCQAALRGRIQLRDQLPRYLMGETQLCTTRCVLKELETLGKELYGAKLIAQRCQVRNCRHVKSAVSGSECLLSMVEEGNPHHYFVATQDQDLSVKVKKTPGIPLMFIIQNTMVLDRPSPRTVAFVKAVESGQLVSVHEKQSIKQLKEEQGLVKSREPRRKRKKKVGGPNPLSCLKKKKKAQDPKSPASEKKKKRKRIRNRSTPKVLPEQQGVEG from the exons ATGAAGATCACCAGGCAGAAACACGCCAAGAAGCATCTTGGCTTCTTCCGTAACAATTTCGGGGTCCGTGAGCCCTACCAGATCCTTCTGGACGGCACGTTCTGCCAGGCGGCGCTGCGGGGGCGCATCCAGCTGCGGGACCAGCTGCCCCGCTACCTTATGGGAGAAACCCAGCTGTGCACCACGAG ATGTGTGTTAAAGGAGTTAGAGACTCTGGGAAAGGAATTATATGGAGCAAAACTGATCGCACAGAGATGCCAGGTTCGAAATTGTCGTCACGTCAAGAGTGCAGTGAGTGGCTCGGAATGCCTCCTGTCCATGGTGGAGGAGGGAAACCCTCATCATTACTTCGTGGCCACACAG gaTCAGGATTTATCTGTGAAAGTAAAGAAAACTCCTGGGATTCCTCTCATGTTCATTATTCAGAACACTATGGTCCTAGACAGGCCTTCTCCCAGAACAGTGGCCTTTGTGAAAGCGGTTGAGTCAGGCCAGCTGGTCTCGGTGCACGAGAAACAAAGTATTAAGCAGCTGAAGGAGGAGCAAGGCTTAGTGAAGAGCCGGGAacctaggaggaagaggaaaaagaaggtagGCGGCCCCAATCCTCTCAGCTgcttgaagaaaaagaagaaagcacaggaCCCAAAGTCGCctgcttcagaaaagaaaaagaaacggaAGAGAATCCGGAACAGATCTACCCCGAAAGTACTTCCTGAGCAGCAGGGCGTGGAAGGATGA